From Sinorhizobium sp. RAC02, a single genomic window includes:
- a CDS encoding hydroxymethylglutaryl-CoA lyase, translated as MSGQLTICECFARDGLQHETTDLATQTKIALIDAISEAGFARVEATSYSSPRHVPAFADASLVLSGIHRRPGAAYKATCPNLHAVKRALDDHAAGHGPEEISLLVSATQSHTEKNLRTTREQQWRNVAEMVALADGRFRLIGVISMALGCPFEGKVDPASVIDDLKVFADLGVRHVSICDTTGHGTPGSVRRLFTRAMAEVPDVTPVAHFHDTRGTGIANCMAAYEVGCRWFDSAIGGVGGHPTQIRYGGGYTGNVATEDLVNLFEAEGIATGIDIDRLQAASLQCERALGRELQSKVARTGFGHLAA; from the coding sequence ATGTCGGGACAGCTGACGATCTGCGAGTGCTTCGCAAGGGACGGCTTGCAGCACGAGACGACAGATCTCGCCACGCAAACCAAGATCGCCCTGATCGACGCCATTTCCGAGGCCGGCTTCGCGCGTGTGGAGGCAACCAGCTACAGCAGCCCCCGCCATGTGCCGGCCTTCGCCGATGCCAGCCTCGTGCTGTCCGGCATCCACCGTCGCCCTGGTGCCGCCTACAAGGCCACCTGCCCGAACCTGCACGCCGTCAAGCGGGCGCTTGACGATCACGCGGCGGGACACGGGCCGGAGGAAATCAGCCTTCTCGTGTCGGCAACACAATCGCACACCGAGAAGAACCTGCGCACGACACGCGAACAGCAATGGCGCAATGTTGCCGAGATGGTCGCGCTGGCCGACGGCCGGTTCCGCCTGATCGGCGTGATTTCGATGGCGCTCGGCTGCCCCTTCGAGGGCAAGGTCGACCCTGCTTCGGTCATCGACGACCTGAAGGTCTTTGCCGACCTCGGTGTGCGTCACGTCTCGATCTGCGACACGACCGGCCATGGAACGCCCGGCAGCGTACGCCGCCTCTTCACACGCGCCATGGCGGAAGTACCGGACGTCACACCCGTCGCCCATTTCCACGACACGCGCGGCACGGGCATCGCCAATTGCATGGCCGCCTACGAGGTTGGGTGCCGCTGGTTCGACAGCGCCATCGGCGGCGTCGGCGGGCATCCCACCCAGATCCGCTACGGCGGCGGCTATACTGGCAATGTGGCGACGGAAGATCTCGTCAATCTCTTCGAGGCCGAAGGCATTGCCACTGGCATCGACATCGACAGGCTCCAGGCCGCTTCGCTGCAATGCGAACGGGCTCTTGGCCGGGAATTGCAGAGCAAGGTGGCGCGAACCGGTTTCGGCCATCTGGCAGCATAG
- a CDS encoding CoA transferase, giving the protein MKPLEGIRILDFSRVLAGPMATQILAELGAEVTKIERPGTGDESRLFEPRLPGGESAYFFAFNRAKRSMTLNLKSEEGQEIAARLTEGHDVVVENFLPGEMDRFNLGYETLSGRNPGLIYVSNTGFGQTGPYRLRNGYDTIFQALSGIMHLTGHPDAPPAKSGIPVSDITSGLWMAIAILTGLVGRARTGKGCHVDLSMMDVQTSLLALAAARLFALDEDVERSGTEHPGRVPSAAFQCADGSWLHISGSDQHWHDICTVLGLDDLLVDEALQKNAARVAARDRVMARMRQAIASRDRAPLAEALRSRAVPAGEVNTVRETLNDPHSVARGLVGTFDHPAEGTVRALRTPLRFAGYDDPAIGCPPPLGGDTAAVLAGELDIPAETIERLRNEGVI; this is encoded by the coding sequence ATGAAGCCGCTGGAGGGCATCCGCATCCTCGATTTTTCCCGGGTGCTTGCCGGCCCCATGGCGACGCAGATCCTGGCCGAGCTCGGCGCGGAGGTCACCAAGATCGAGCGACCGGGGACGGGCGACGAATCCCGCCTCTTCGAACCCCGGCTGCCGGGCGGCGAGAGCGCATATTTCTTCGCCTTCAACCGCGCCAAGCGCTCCATGACGCTGAACCTCAAGTCAGAGGAAGGCCAGGAGATTGCAGCACGGCTTACGGAAGGACACGATGTCGTCGTCGAGAATTTCCTGCCCGGCGAGATGGATCGGTTCAATCTCGGCTATGAGACTTTGTCCGGCCGCAATCCAGGCCTGATCTATGTCTCCAATACCGGCTTCGGCCAGACCGGGCCCTATCGCCTGCGCAACGGCTACGACACGATCTTCCAGGCGCTCTCCGGCATCATGCACCTCACCGGGCATCCCGACGCGCCGCCTGCCAAGAGCGGCATTCCGGTCTCCGACATAACGTCGGGCCTGTGGATGGCAATTGCCATCCTGACGGGGTTGGTGGGCCGCGCCCGCACGGGCAAAGGATGCCACGTCGATCTTTCCATGATGGACGTGCAGACGAGCCTTCTGGCGCTCGCAGCAGCGCGGCTTTTTGCGCTCGACGAAGATGTCGAGCGTTCGGGAACGGAACATCCCGGGCGCGTTCCCTCCGCCGCATTCCAGTGCGCCGACGGATCATGGCTGCATATCAGCGGCAGCGACCAGCATTGGCATGACATCTGCACGGTGCTGGGTCTCGACGATCTTCTCGTCGATGAAGCCTTGCAGAAGAATGCCGCCCGCGTCGCAGCGCGGGACCGGGTCATGGCACGCATGCGCCAGGCGATCGCGAGCCGCGACCGTGCGCCCCTCGCCGAGGCGCTGCGAAGCCGCGCCGTGCCGGCCGGCGAGGTCAATACGGTGCGCGAGACCCTGAACGATCCGCACAGCGTCGCCCGCGGCTTAGTCGGCACGTTCGACCACCCCGCCGAAGGCACCGTCCGCGCCCTGCGCACGCCGCTGCGCTTTGCCGGCTACGACGATCCGGCTATCGGCTGCCCGCCACCCCTCGGAGGCGATACCGCGGCCGTGCTCGCGGGAGAACTGGACATTCCGGCCGAAACCATCGAGCGACTGCGCAATGAGGGAGTGATCTGA
- a CDS encoding enoyl-CoA hydratase/isomerase family protein yields the protein MTQNNASPILIIEDRGPVRILSLNRPDKLNALDTALTQALHDALLAADAEESVRAIVLTGSGRAFCAGADLAEFSTLTPANQELVEKRAGLTCRTQAMMQSLSKPVVSAVRGAAVGGGAGLAIGCDMMVAGNDLKFGYPELRHSIVPALVMTGLQRSLGRKAAFELVSLGRLIGAEEARALGLVNRIVAPEDIVEAALEIASQWAAAHPKAMAAVKSLYYRVADLPYDAAMAAGRTVNAQMRSFREESQ from the coding sequence ATGACACAGAATAACGCTTCACCGATCCTCATCATTGAAGACCGCGGTCCGGTCCGCATCCTCTCGCTCAACCGGCCCGACAAGCTGAACGCCCTCGACACAGCCCTGACGCAGGCGCTGCACGACGCGCTGCTGGCCGCCGATGCCGAAGAATCCGTGCGGGCGATCGTGCTGACGGGAAGCGGTCGCGCCTTTTGCGCCGGCGCCGACCTTGCGGAATTTTCCACGCTGACACCGGCCAACCAGGAACTAGTGGAGAAACGAGCGGGCCTCACATGCCGCACGCAGGCGATGATGCAGAGCCTCTCCAAGCCCGTCGTGTCGGCGGTGCGCGGCGCGGCCGTCGGCGGGGGCGCAGGCCTGGCCATCGGCTGCGACATGATGGTCGCGGGTAACGACCTGAAGTTCGGCTATCCCGAGCTCAGGCACTCGATCGTGCCGGCGCTGGTGATGACCGGCCTGCAACGCTCGCTCGGACGAAAGGCCGCCTTCGAGCTGGTCAGTCTCGGCCGCCTCATCGGCGCGGAGGAGGCGCGCGCCCTCGGCCTCGTCAACCGGATCGTGGCGCCTGAAGACATTGTCGAAGCGGCCCTTGAGATCGCCAGCCAGTGGGCGGCGGCGCACCCGAAGGCCATGGCGGCAGTCAAGTCGCTCTATTATCGCGTGGCGGACCTTCCCTATGACGCGGCGATGGCGGCTGGCCGCACCGTGAACGCGCAGATGCGCAGCTTCCGGGAGGAGAGCCAATGA
- a CDS encoding enoyl-CoA hydratase/isomerase family protein, whose product MSGPKSPILLRKADGVAHVVLDRAETRNALNLPMCLALKEMFEALDADADIRAVVLSANGPVFCAGADLKERNGRDETWVIARRRASFAAYDAIARCRKPVVAVTQGPVVGSGGEILMSCDFVIASDKTTFRFPEPQWGTVGATQRLQRTIGKMRAKELLFTGRTMPVEEAYQFGLVARIIPSDALAETVAGIVSAIAAAPPLAMALTKQAVDLGSETDLNNGIRVEMAAIERCLADGGWRDGLDRFTKNIGGKEP is encoded by the coding sequence ATGAGCGGCCCCAAATCCCCGATTCTCCTGCGCAAGGCGGATGGTGTCGCCCATGTCGTGCTCGACCGTGCGGAAACACGCAATGCGCTCAACCTGCCGATGTGCCTTGCGCTGAAGGAGATGTTCGAGGCGCTCGATGCGGATGCGGATATCCGCGCCGTCGTCCTTTCCGCAAACGGCCCCGTCTTTTGCGCGGGCGCGGACCTGAAAGAGCGCAACGGCCGCGATGAGACCTGGGTGATCGCACGGCGTAGGGCTTCGTTCGCCGCCTATGATGCCATCGCCCGTTGCCGCAAGCCGGTGGTTGCTGTCACCCAGGGACCGGTGGTCGGCTCCGGCGGTGAAATCCTGATGAGCTGCGATTTCGTCATCGCATCCGACAAGACGACCTTCCGTTTCCCCGAGCCGCAATGGGGCACCGTCGGCGCGACGCAGCGCCTGCAACGCACGATCGGCAAGATGCGAGCCAAGGAACTGCTGTTCACCGGCCGCACCATGCCGGTTGAGGAAGCCTACCAGTTCGGCCTCGTCGCCCGTATCATCCCGTCAGACGCTCTTGCCGAAACTGTTGCCGGGATCGTCAGCGCAATTGCCGCCGCGCCGCCGCTCGCCATGGCACTGACCAAGCAGGCGGTGGATCTCGGTAGCGAAACCGACCTTAACAACGGCATTCGCGTGGAAATGGCCGCGATCGAACGGTGTCTGGCGGACGGCGGATGGCGGGATGGCCTGGACCGCTTCACTAAAAATATTGGAGGCAAGGAACCATGA